Proteins found in one bacterium genomic segment:
- the cls gene encoding cardiolipin synthase, whose protein sequence is MTAIPGIWQNVILALDIAGYVFAFFLIPRIILERRHPSATLAWMLAIALLPLIGIPLYFLIGVRRIRRNIRAKIAAVAPVASPLSHRLRSEELPSSLGERCSRVLIAAEAPPPSEGNRITFLRGGDEAYDAVLTTIGSARDHLHAQFFILDVDPVGRRFIQALAARAREGIRVRVLLDAVGSWRALRRTVRPLREAGGEVAAFMPAFPLHRRWSSHLRNHRKLLIADGRKAFTGGMNIGKRYMGPKTAKGQWRDIAALIEGPALADLQTLFLDDWAFATEETLPAGDLFPPPVRFERDLFPPCALQVVASGPDRITRPIYEGVFAAFTAAQRRIWIETPYFVPDDGIGAALRNAALRGVDVRLIVPGTSDLLIVTLAGRSYFDEMMAAGVRIHFYRPANLHAKVLVVDDDVGVIGSPNVDMRSFFLNFELGVFLYGRPQIQVLAEGFLADLVRSEPIDPVRFARRSRRLQLLEDTCRIFSPMI, encoded by the coding sequence TTGACCGCAATTCCGGGCATCTGGCAGAACGTGATCCTGGCGCTGGACATCGCCGGATACGTCTTCGCGTTCTTCCTGATCCCCCGCATCATCCTCGAGCGGCGCCACCCGTCGGCGACCCTGGCATGGATGCTCGCCATCGCCCTCCTGCCGCTGATCGGCATCCCCCTTTACTTCCTGATCGGCGTCCGCCGGATCCGCCGGAACATCCGGGCCAAGATCGCGGCCGTCGCTCCCGTCGCCTCTCCCCTGTCCCACCGGCTGCGATCCGAGGAACTTCCTTCCTCCCTCGGGGAGCGGTGCAGCCGGGTCCTGATCGCGGCGGAGGCGCCCCCTCCCTCGGAAGGGAACCGCATCACGTTCCTTCGAGGGGGGGACGAGGCGTACGATGCCGTCCTTACGACGATCGGATCCGCCCGCGACCATCTGCACGCCCAGTTCTTCATCCTCGACGTCGACCCGGTCGGGCGAAGGTTCATCCAGGCTCTCGCCGCGCGGGCGCGGGAAGGAATACGGGTCCGCGTGCTGCTCGACGCCGTGGGGTCGTGGCGGGCGTTGCGAAGAACCGTGCGGCCGTTGCGGGAGGCGGGCGGGGAGGTGGCGGCCTTCATGCCGGCGTTTCCCCTCCACCGCCGGTGGTCGTCCCATTTGCGGAACCACCGGAAACTCCTGATCGCCGACGGGAGGAAGGCGTTCACCGGGGGGATGAACATCGGGAAGAGATACATGGGGCCGAAAACGGCGAAGGGGCAATGGAGGGACATCGCCGCGCTGATCGAGGGACCGGCCCTCGCCGACCTGCAGACGCTGTTCCTCGACGACTGGGCGTTCGCTACCGAGGAGACGCTCCCCGCGGGGGATCTTTTCCCCCCGCCGGTCCGGTTCGAGCGGGATCTTTTTCCCCCGTGCGCCCTCCAGGTCGTCGCCTCGGGACCCGACCGGATCACGCGTCCCATCTATGAAGGGGTCTTCGCGGCATTCACGGCGGCACAGCGACGGATCTGGATCGAGACACCGTACTTCGTGCCGGACGACGGCATCGGCGCGGCCCTTCGCAATGCCGCCTTGCGCGGGGTGGACGTCCGCCTGATCGTACCGGGGACATCCGACCTGCTGATCGTGACGCTGGCCGGGAGGTCGTACTTCGACGAGATGATGGCGGCGGGGGTGCGGATCCATTTTTACCGTCCGGCGAACCTGCACGCCAAGGTGCTGGTCGTCGACGACGACGTCGGCGTGATCGGCTCGCCCAACGTCGACATGCGGAGCTTCTTCCTGAATTTCGAGCTCGGGGTGTTCCTGTACGGTCGCCCGCAGATCCAGGTGCTCGCGGAGGGATTCCTCGCCGACCTCGTCCGCTCGGAGCCGATCGACCCCGTCCGGTTCGCGCGTCGGTCGCGGCGCCTTCAGCTTCTCGAGGATACCTGCCGGATCTTCTCCCCGATGATCTGA
- a CDS encoding anti-sigma factor translates to MTMGCRDIRETISACVDGEASPEEAARVREHLASCEPCRVLERQMRAVGAGVCQVRGTVPDGFRKAVFARLDAEGALPARKKGFSPSWRWAAVPLAAAAGLGLFLLTSREAIRTPVPQGSVTSRVGTSAPAPPVPGPAVRPAVPPPAAQEKNGVLSNEDREMIALLDILEDPAALDANGDSDEMDLLAPGGSTEPPKPPRGRRSGA, encoded by the coding sequence ATGACGATGGGATGCCGTGACATCCGCGAAACGATCAGCGCCTGCGTGGACGGCGAGGCGTCGCCCGAGGAGGCGGCAAGGGTACGCGAGCACCTCGCTTCCTGCGAGCCGTGCCGGGTGCTGGAGCGCCAGATGCGGGCCGTGGGGGCCGGTGTCTGCCAGGTCCGGGGAACGGTACCGGACGGATTCCGCAAGGCGGTCTTCGCCCGTCTCGATGCGGAAGGCGCGCTCCCGGCCCGGAAAAAGGGTTTCTCCCCTTCCTGGCGATGGGCGGCCGTCCCGCTGGCCGCGGCTGCCGGATTGGGGTTGTTCCTCCTCACCTCGCGGGAGGCGATCCGGACTCCCGTTCCGCAAGGTTCCGTCACGTCCCGGGTCGGGACTTCCGCTCCCGCCCCGCCCGTTCCCGGACCGGCCGTGCGGCCCGCGGTGCCCCCGCCGGCCGCGCAGGAAAAGAACGGGGTCCTCTCCAACGAGGACCGGGAGATGATCGCCCTGCTCGACATTCTCGAGGACCCGGCGGCTCTCGATGCGAACGGCGACTCTGACGAAATGGATCTTCTTGCTCCGGGAGGTTCCACGGAGCCCCCGAAACCTCCCCGGGGCCGAAGGAGCGGCGCATGA
- the tadA gene encoding tRNA adenosine(34) deaminase TadA: protein MSAGIALPVTDSLRRAGSPRPPVPSNEVWMRAAIREAEKGAVAGEVPVGAVVVSPEGEILARAHNRPVTSNDPTAHAEILALRAAARKVGNYRLTGCRLVVTIEPCPMCAGAAVAARVAGIVYGAPDPKGGAVSTLYRIASDKRLNHRAAITPGILAEECAALLTSFFRSRRSAPRG from the coding sequence ATGTCGGCGGGGATCGCGCTCCCCGTGACTGATTCCCTTCGGCGTGCGGGGAGCCCGCGACCTCCGGTGCCTTCGAACGAGGTGTGGATGCGCGCCGCGATCCGTGAAGCGGAAAAGGGTGCCGTCGCGGGCGAGGTCCCTGTCGGCGCGGTCGTCGTCTCCCCGGAGGGGGAGATCCTCGCACGCGCGCATAACCGGCCCGTCACCTCGAACGATCCCACGGCCCACGCGGAGATCCTCGCCTTGCGCGCCGCCGCCCGCAAGGTCGGCAACTACCGGCTGACCGGTTGCCGGCTCGTCGTCACGATCGAGCCGTGCCCGATGTGCGCGGGGGCGGCGGTCGCAGCCCGGGTGGCCGGGATCGTCTACGGCGCGCCGGACCCGAAGGGGGGCGCCGTTTCCACCCTGTACCGGATCGCTTCGGACAAGCGCCTCAACCACCGCGCCGCGATCACGCCCGGCATACTCGCCGAGGAGTGCGCCGCCCTCCTCACGTCCTTCTTCCGCTCGCGCCGCTCCGCTCCGCGCGGCTAG
- a CDS encoding sigma-70 family RNA polymerase sigma factor translates to MRTDEELMLLFREGSREAFEELFTRHHGAVVRFAWRMTRDPSAAEEAAQEIFLRIARAAPTYHPTAKFTTWMYTVARRTTLNYLRDAKEDGEKVPILSEGEGEDGVYPVQLPGPDDRNPEQVVWEAQLTERFRTALAELPEGHRAAFVLNRGDGLSYEEVAQVLGVTAQAVKTRIFRAREMLLSRLSKDIS, encoded by the coding sequence ATGCGGACCGACGAGGAGTTGATGCTTCTCTTCCGGGAGGGGAGCCGGGAGGCGTTCGAGGAGCTTTTCACCCGTCATCACGGAGCCGTGGTCCGGTTCGCCTGGCGGATGACGCGGGACCCCTCCGCCGCGGAGGAGGCGGCCCAGGAGATCTTCCTGCGGATCGCCCGCGCCGCGCCCACATATCACCCCACCGCGAAATTCACCACATGGATGTACACCGTCGCCCGCCGCACCACGCTCAATTACCTGCGGGACGCGAAAGAGGACGGGGAAAAAGTCCCGATCCTTTCGGAAGGGGAGGGGGAGGACGGCGTCTATCCGGTGCAGCTGCCGGGGCCTGACGATCGGAACCCCGAACAGGTCGTCTGGGAGGCGCAGCTAACGGAACGTTTCCGGACCGCCCTCGCGGAGCTCCCGGAGGGGCACCGCGCCGCCTTCGTCCTCAACCGGGGGGACGGGCTCTCCTACGAGGAGGTCGCGCAGGTCCTCGGGGTCACGGCGCAGGCGGTCAAGACGCGGATCTTCCGGGCCCGGGAGATGCTCCTCTCCCGCTTGTCGAAGGATATTTCATGA
- a CDS encoding type II toxin-antitoxin system VapC family toxin, whose protein sequence is MTRNTLVDTDILIHFLRGRREAKNFLSSLLDQSRILCSSITVAEIFAGIRPGEEEKTRALIDNLEVLDVTREIAEKAGYYKGTIRSQTLELDDCLIAATAFLHRTVLATGNGKHYPMRDVEVRVVACG, encoded by the coding sequence ATGACAAGGAATACCCTCGTCGACACGGACATCCTGATCCATTTCCTGCGGGGGCGTCGGGAAGCGAAGAATTTCCTCTCCTCGTTGCTGGATCAGTCGCGGATCCTCTGTTCCTCGATCACGGTGGCCGAGATCTTCGCGGGCATCCGACCCGGCGAGGAGGAAAAAACGCGGGCGCTGATCGACAATCTCGAGGTTCTCGACGTGACCCGGGAAATTGCCGAAAAGGCCGGATACTACAAGGGAACGATCCGGAGTCAGACCCTCGAGCTGGATGATTGCCTCATCGCGGCTACCGCCTTCCTCCACAGGACAGTCCTCGCGACGGGAAACGGGAAGCATTACCCGATGCGGGACGTTGAAGTGCGGGTCGTCGCCTGCGGGTGA
- a CDS encoding DUF3106 domain-containing protein translates to MTRSSRHAAGGILPAALGLLLLLQGTVLARGFEAGIPDFPRVNDVPRERLERWRAMPPEERERIRERYRQWKELPPGQRERILERNERWRQLPEEQRNYLRDRREMLKDAGPEERRVVREFFDRMRSLPPTAQRMVRQKIWEWRSLVPREREEAMLSWPFYRGLSVQERRSLRWFLYSRPGDRHVGGDRAPRD, encoded by the coding sequence ATGACCCGGTCTTCCCGCCATGCCGCGGGAGGGATCCTTCCGGCGGCGCTCGGCCTTCTTCTCCTGCTGCAAGGGACCGTCCTTGCGCGCGGGTTCGAGGCGGGGATCCCGGATTTTCCGCGCGTCAACGACGTACCCCGGGAGCGCCTGGAGCGGTGGCGGGCGATGCCCCCCGAGGAGCGCGAGCGGATCCGGGAGCGATACCGGCAATGGAAGGAACTTCCCCCCGGGCAGCGGGAGCGGATCCTGGAGCGGAACGAACGATGGCGTCAACTCCCCGAGGAGCAGCGGAACTACCTGAGGGATCGCCGGGAGATGTTGAAGGACGCCGGGCCGGAGGAGCGGCGCGTGGTGAGGGAATTCTTCGACCGGATGCGGTCGCTTCCGCCCACGGCGCAGCGCATGGTAAGGCAGAAGATCTGGGAGTGGCGGTCCCTTGTCCCCCGCGAGCGGGAAGAGGCGATGCTCTCCTGGCCCTTCTACCGGGGGCTTTCCGTCCAGGAGAGGAGATCCCTCCGCTGGTTCCTGTACTCCCGCCCCGGGGATCGGCATGTCGGCGGGGATCGCGCTCCCCGTGACTGA